A single window of Hemicordylus capensis ecotype Gifberg chromosome 15, rHemCap1.1.pri, whole genome shotgun sequence DNA harbors:
- the YWHAH gene encoding 14-3-3 protein eta: MSDREQLLQRARLAEQAERYDDMAAAMKAVTELNEPLSNEDRNLLSVAYKNVVGARRSSWRVISSIEQKTMADGNEKKLEKVKAYREKIEKELETVCNDVLALLDKFLIKNCSDIQYESKVFYLKMKGDYYRYLAEVATGEKKNSVVEASEAAYKEAFEISKEHMQPTHPIRLGLALNFSVFYYEIQNAPEQACLLAKQAFDDAIAELDTLNEDSYKDSTLIMQLLRDNLTLWTSDQQDEEAGEGNN, from the exons ATGAGCGACcgggagcagctgctgcagcGAGCCCGCCTGGCCGAGCAGGCGGAGAGATACGACGACATGGCCGCCGCCATGAAAGCG GTGACTGAGCTGAATGAGCCCCTTTCAAATGAAGACAGAAACCTGCTCTCCGTAGCATACAAGAACGTAGTTGGTGCTAGGCGTTCTTCTTGGCGTGTCATCAGCAGCATAGAGCAGAAAACCATGGCTGATGGGAATGAGAAGAAGCTGGAAAAGGTGAAAGCGTACAGGGAGAAGATTGAGAAGGAGTTGGAGACGGTGTGCAACGATGTTTTGGCCCTCTTAGATAAGTTCTTGATCAAGAACTGCAGTGACATTCAGTATGAGAGCAAGGTCTTTTACCTGAAAATGAAAGGCGATTACTACCGCTATTTGGCAGAAGTCGCTACAGGCGAGAAGAAGAACAGTGTCGTGGAAGCATCGGAGGCTGCTTACAAAGAAGCCTTTGAGATCAGCAAAGAGCACATGCAGCCCACGCACCCCATCCGGCTGGGCTTGGCGCTCAACTTCTCCGTCTTCTACTATGAAATCCAGAACGCCCCCGAGCAGGCCTGCCTTCTCGCCAAACAAGCCTTCGACGACGCCATAGCAGAGCTAGACACGCTCAACGAGGATTCCTACAAGGACTCCACCCTCATCATGCAGCTCCTGCGAGACAACCTCACTCTCTGGACAAGCGACCAGCAGGATGAGGAAGCAGGCGAGGGTAACAACTAA
- the ANHX gene encoding anomalous homeobox protein isoform X3: MGSRCSATPQMVKQFMALLKKKSSKSRPLSTLLDEAGRLCQTLQDCPARMEKLEKAMAQSRHWEDLLTSIHVVQACVRLYMGRSQYSTACELLKSCRATEREQLVELWNEIHYRKMMEEWHRPSLTAVQRFRCRKRNPPPASLCPEGVKSRIYPRALRQKLQSFATEVTSNPSRKQRDDLAREFNLLPQHVYNWFANYRRRRKPGPSQPDEPVGRFGLEESACRKNPADQKTAGGLHEDAGVEQMEEPLGTCPPAQEQADSTQDCSSNRAFLVLQSSALQGEQSEDLEMGVEFPSLTRTADLTLLYLPTEPDSGTSRSPDPAEPRREQADPTAILWVQSPLTGPGRGCPTWPAARRAPGAVDRAVQCSLGSLDASVPLCLCLANLAAARCFPCLLQRNARAPHASRRPPGIP, from the exons ATGGGCAGCAG ATGCAGTGCCACACCCCAAATGGTGAAGCAGTTCATGGCGCTGCTTAAGAAGAAGAGCTCCAAGAGCCGTCCCCTGTCCACACTGCTGGACGAAGCAGGAAGGCTCTGCCAGACTCTCCAGGACTGCCCGGCCAGGATGGAGAAGCTGGAGAAGGCCATGGCACAGAGCAGGCACTGGGAAGATCTCCTGACCAGTATCCACGTCGTCCAGGCTTGTGTGCGTCTCTATATGGGCAGGAGTCAGTACAGCACTGCCTGCGAACTTCTGAAG AGCTGCAGAGCGACAGAGAGGGAGCAGCTGGTGGAGCTTTGGAACGAGATCCACTATCGGAAAATGATGGAGGAATGGCACAGACCATCCTTGACAGCTGTCCAGAGATTCCGGTGTAGGAAAAG GAatccaccaccagcctccctctgtCCAGAGGGAGTGAAGAGCAGGATCTATCCCAGGGCATTGCGGCAGAAGCTGCAGAGTTTTGCCACAGAGGTGACGAGCAACCCAAGCCGGAAGCAGAGG GACGACTTGGCTCGGGAGTTCAACCTGCTGCCCCAACACGTCTATAACTGGTTTGCCAATTACCGCCGTCGGCGGAAACCCGGGCCCAGCCAACCGGATGAGCCCGTCGGCAGATTCGGCCTCGAGGAGTCAGCCTGCCGAAAGAACCCTGCAGACCAGAAGACGGCAG GAGGACTTCATGAAGATGCTGGTGTGGAGCAGATGGAGGAGCCCCTTGGAACTTGCCCTCCAGCCCAGGAGCAGGCAGACAGCACTCAGGACTGCTCCAGCAACCGGGCCTTCTTGGTGCTACAGAGCAG CGCCTTGCAAGGAGAACAGTCGGAAGACTTGGAGATGGGCGTGGAATTCCCCAGCCTGACCAGAACTGCAGACCTGACTCTGCTCTACCTGCCGACGGAGCCCGACTCTGGGACGAGCCGGAGCCCCGACCCTGCGGAGCCCAGACGGGAGCAGGCCGACCCCACCGCCATTCTCTGGGTGCAGAGCCCCCTCACGGGCCCCGGCCGTGGCTGCCCCACATGGCCAGCTGCCAGAAGGGCCCCCGGCGCCGTGGACAGGGCGGTGCAGTGCTCACTCGGGAGCCTGGATGCGTCCG TTCCGCTCTGCCTGTGCTTGGCAAacctcgctgctgcccgatgctTCCCGTGCCTTCTCCAGAGGAACGCCCGAGCTCCACACGCGAGCAG GCGCCCCCCGGGGATTCCGTGA
- the ANHX gene encoding anomalous homeobox protein isoform X1, giving the protein MSRPLGPTCTPVAEALTCSRPSVAVAGRLRLPRWRRRRVCNLHWVSSLPWPRSRSPKRGGGGCVGPSTHTRCSATPQMVKQFMALLKKKSSKSRPLSTLLDEAGRLCQTLQDCPARMEKLEKAMAQSRHWEDLLTSIHVVQACVRLYMGRSQYSTACELLKSCRATEREQLVELWNEIHYRKMMEEWHRPSLTAVQRFRCRKRNPPPASLCPEGVKSRIYPRALRQKLQSFATEVTSNPSRKQRDDLAREFNLLPQHVYNWFANYRRRRKPGPSQPDEPVGRFGLEESACRKNPADQKTAGGLHEDAGVEQMEEPLGTCPPAQEQADSTQDCSSNRAFLVLQSSALQGEQSEDLEMGVEFPSLTRTADLTLLYLPTEPDSGTSRSPDPAEPRREQADPTAILWVQSPLTGPGRGCPTWPAARRAPGAVDRAVQCSLGSLDASVPLCLCLANLAAARCFPCLLQRNARAPHASRRPPGIP; this is encoded by the exons atgtCAAGGCCCCTGGGCCCAACCTGCACCCCTGTGGCTGAGGCGTTGACCTGCAGCCGCCCCTCCGTCGCTGTGGCGGGGCGTCTCCGTTTGCcgagatggcggcggcggcgtgtCTGCAACCTCCACTGGGTGTCCAGCTTGCCATGGCCCCGGAGTCGCAGCcccaagcggggtggggggggctgtgTAGGTCCCAGCACCCACACAAG ATGCAGTGCCACACCCCAAATGGTGAAGCAGTTCATGGCGCTGCTTAAGAAGAAGAGCTCCAAGAGCCGTCCCCTGTCCACACTGCTGGACGAAGCAGGAAGGCTCTGCCAGACTCTCCAGGACTGCCCGGCCAGGATGGAGAAGCTGGAGAAGGCCATGGCACAGAGCAGGCACTGGGAAGATCTCCTGACCAGTATCCACGTCGTCCAGGCTTGTGTGCGTCTCTATATGGGCAGGAGTCAGTACAGCACTGCCTGCGAACTTCTGAAG AGCTGCAGAGCGACAGAGAGGGAGCAGCTGGTGGAGCTTTGGAACGAGATCCACTATCGGAAAATGATGGAGGAATGGCACAGACCATCCTTGACAGCTGTCCAGAGATTCCGGTGTAGGAAAAG GAatccaccaccagcctccctctgtCCAGAGGGAGTGAAGAGCAGGATCTATCCCAGGGCATTGCGGCAGAAGCTGCAGAGTTTTGCCACAGAGGTGACGAGCAACCCAAGCCGGAAGCAGAGG GACGACTTGGCTCGGGAGTTCAACCTGCTGCCCCAACACGTCTATAACTGGTTTGCCAATTACCGCCGTCGGCGGAAACCCGGGCCCAGCCAACCGGATGAGCCCGTCGGCAGATTCGGCCTCGAGGAGTCAGCCTGCCGAAAGAACCCTGCAGACCAGAAGACGGCAG GAGGACTTCATGAAGATGCTGGTGTGGAGCAGATGGAGGAGCCCCTTGGAACTTGCCCTCCAGCCCAGGAGCAGGCAGACAGCACTCAGGACTGCTCCAGCAACCGGGCCTTCTTGGTGCTACAGAGCAG CGCCTTGCAAGGAGAACAGTCGGAAGACTTGGAGATGGGCGTGGAATTCCCCAGCCTGACCAGAACTGCAGACCTGACTCTGCTCTACCTGCCGACGGAGCCCGACTCTGGGACGAGCCGGAGCCCCGACCCTGCGGAGCCCAGACGGGAGCAGGCCGACCCCACCGCCATTCTCTGGGTGCAGAGCCCCCTCACGGGCCCCGGCCGTGGCTGCCCCACATGGCCAGCTGCCAGAAGGGCCCCCGGCGCCGTGGACAGGGCGGTGCAGTGCTCACTCGGGAGCCTGGATGCGTCCG TTCCGCTCTGCCTGTGCTTGGCAAacctcgctgctgcccgatgctTCCCGTGCCTTCTCCAGAGGAACGCCCGAGCTCCACACGCGAGCAG GCGCCCCCCGGGGATTCCGTGA
- the ANHX gene encoding anomalous homeobox protein isoform X2 translates to MQKWGGGDHTIPYPTPPRGLLGHLSQSATSLSRLDEGRFPKCSATPQMVKQFMALLKKKSSKSRPLSTLLDEAGRLCQTLQDCPARMEKLEKAMAQSRHWEDLLTSIHVVQACVRLYMGRSQYSTACELLKSCRATEREQLVELWNEIHYRKMMEEWHRPSLTAVQRFRCRKRNPPPASLCPEGVKSRIYPRALRQKLQSFATEVTSNPSRKQRDDLAREFNLLPQHVYNWFANYRRRRKPGPSQPDEPVGRFGLEESACRKNPADQKTAGGLHEDAGVEQMEEPLGTCPPAQEQADSTQDCSSNRAFLVLQSSALQGEQSEDLEMGVEFPSLTRTADLTLLYLPTEPDSGTSRSPDPAEPRREQADPTAILWVQSPLTGPGRGCPTWPAARRAPGAVDRAVQCSLGSLDASVPLCLCLANLAAARCFPCLLQRNARAPHASRRPPGIP, encoded by the exons AtgcaaaaatggggagggggggatcataccataccataccccaccccaccccggggtCTCTTGGGGCACCTCTCGCAGTCTGCAACCTCTCTTAGCCGCCTGGACGAGGGGCGGTTTCCAAA ATGCAGTGCCACACCCCAAATGGTGAAGCAGTTCATGGCGCTGCTTAAGAAGAAGAGCTCCAAGAGCCGTCCCCTGTCCACACTGCTGGACGAAGCAGGAAGGCTCTGCCAGACTCTCCAGGACTGCCCGGCCAGGATGGAGAAGCTGGAGAAGGCCATGGCACAGAGCAGGCACTGGGAAGATCTCCTGACCAGTATCCACGTCGTCCAGGCTTGTGTGCGTCTCTATATGGGCAGGAGTCAGTACAGCACTGCCTGCGAACTTCTGAAG AGCTGCAGAGCGACAGAGAGGGAGCAGCTGGTGGAGCTTTGGAACGAGATCCACTATCGGAAAATGATGGAGGAATGGCACAGACCATCCTTGACAGCTGTCCAGAGATTCCGGTGTAGGAAAAG GAatccaccaccagcctccctctgtCCAGAGGGAGTGAAGAGCAGGATCTATCCCAGGGCATTGCGGCAGAAGCTGCAGAGTTTTGCCACAGAGGTGACGAGCAACCCAAGCCGGAAGCAGAGG GACGACTTGGCTCGGGAGTTCAACCTGCTGCCCCAACACGTCTATAACTGGTTTGCCAATTACCGCCGTCGGCGGAAACCCGGGCCCAGCCAACCGGATGAGCCCGTCGGCAGATTCGGCCTCGAGGAGTCAGCCTGCCGAAAGAACCCTGCAGACCAGAAGACGGCAG GAGGACTTCATGAAGATGCTGGTGTGGAGCAGATGGAGGAGCCCCTTGGAACTTGCCCTCCAGCCCAGGAGCAGGCAGACAGCACTCAGGACTGCTCCAGCAACCGGGCCTTCTTGGTGCTACAGAGCAG CGCCTTGCAAGGAGAACAGTCGGAAGACTTGGAGATGGGCGTGGAATTCCCCAGCCTGACCAGAACTGCAGACCTGACTCTGCTCTACCTGCCGACGGAGCCCGACTCTGGGACGAGCCGGAGCCCCGACCCTGCGGAGCCCAGACGGGAGCAGGCCGACCCCACCGCCATTCTCTGGGTGCAGAGCCCCCTCACGGGCCCCGGCCGTGGCTGCCCCACATGGCCAGCTGCCAGAAGGGCCCCCGGCGCCGTGGACAGGGCGGTGCAGTGCTCACTCGGGAGCCTGGATGCGTCCG TTCCGCTCTGCCTGTGCTTGGCAAacctcgctgctgcccgatgctTCCCGTGCCTTCTCCAGAGGAACGCCCGAGCTCCACACGCGAGCAG GCGCCCCCCGGGGATTCCGTGA
- the ANHX gene encoding anomalous homeobox protein isoform X4: protein MVKQFMALLKKKSSKSRPLSTLLDEAGRLCQTLQDCPARMEKLEKAMAQSRHWEDLLTSIHVVQACVRLYMGRSQYSTACELLKSCRATEREQLVELWNEIHYRKMMEEWHRPSLTAVQRFRCRKRNPPPASLCPEGVKSRIYPRALRQKLQSFATEVTSNPSRKQRDDLAREFNLLPQHVYNWFANYRRRRKPGPSQPDEPVGRFGLEESACRKNPADQKTAGGLHEDAGVEQMEEPLGTCPPAQEQADSTQDCSSNRAFLVLQSSALQGEQSEDLEMGVEFPSLTRTADLTLLYLPTEPDSGTSRSPDPAEPRREQADPTAILWVQSPLTGPGRGCPTWPAARRAPGAVDRAVQCSLGSLDASVPLCLCLANLAAARCFPCLLQRNARAPHASRRPPGIP, encoded by the exons ATGGTGAAGCAGTTCATGGCGCTGCTTAAGAAGAAGAGCTCCAAGAGCCGTCCCCTGTCCACACTGCTGGACGAAGCAGGAAGGCTCTGCCAGACTCTCCAGGACTGCCCGGCCAGGATGGAGAAGCTGGAGAAGGCCATGGCACAGAGCAGGCACTGGGAAGATCTCCTGACCAGTATCCACGTCGTCCAGGCTTGTGTGCGTCTCTATATGGGCAGGAGTCAGTACAGCACTGCCTGCGAACTTCTGAAG AGCTGCAGAGCGACAGAGAGGGAGCAGCTGGTGGAGCTTTGGAACGAGATCCACTATCGGAAAATGATGGAGGAATGGCACAGACCATCCTTGACAGCTGTCCAGAGATTCCGGTGTAGGAAAAG GAatccaccaccagcctccctctgtCCAGAGGGAGTGAAGAGCAGGATCTATCCCAGGGCATTGCGGCAGAAGCTGCAGAGTTTTGCCACAGAGGTGACGAGCAACCCAAGCCGGAAGCAGAGG GACGACTTGGCTCGGGAGTTCAACCTGCTGCCCCAACACGTCTATAACTGGTTTGCCAATTACCGCCGTCGGCGGAAACCCGGGCCCAGCCAACCGGATGAGCCCGTCGGCAGATTCGGCCTCGAGGAGTCAGCCTGCCGAAAGAACCCTGCAGACCAGAAGACGGCAG GAGGACTTCATGAAGATGCTGGTGTGGAGCAGATGGAGGAGCCCCTTGGAACTTGCCCTCCAGCCCAGGAGCAGGCAGACAGCACTCAGGACTGCTCCAGCAACCGGGCCTTCTTGGTGCTACAGAGCAG CGCCTTGCAAGGAGAACAGTCGGAAGACTTGGAGATGGGCGTGGAATTCCCCAGCCTGACCAGAACTGCAGACCTGACTCTGCTCTACCTGCCGACGGAGCCCGACTCTGGGACGAGCCGGAGCCCCGACCCTGCGGAGCCCAGACGGGAGCAGGCCGACCCCACCGCCATTCTCTGGGTGCAGAGCCCCCTCACGGGCCCCGGCCGTGGCTGCCCCACATGGCCAGCTGCCAGAAGGGCCCCCGGCGCCGTGGACAGGGCGGTGCAGTGCTCACTCGGGAGCCTGGATGCGTCCG TTCCGCTCTGCCTGTGCTTGGCAAacctcgctgctgcccgatgctTCCCGTGCCTTCTCCAGAGGAACGCCCGAGCTCCACACGCGAGCAG GCGCCCCCCGGGGATTCCGTGA